The proteins below come from a single Mustela nigripes isolate SB6536 chromosome 14, MUSNIG.SB6536, whole genome shotgun sequence genomic window:
- the HMGB4 gene encoding high mobility group protein B4: MGKEIQIRPKANVSSYIHFLLNYRNKFKEQQPNTYLGFKEFSRKCSEKWRSISKHEKAKYEALAKLDKARYQEEMMNYVGKKKKRRKRDPQAPRRPPSSFLLFCQDHFARLKRENPSWSVVQVARASGKMWSAKTDAEKQPYEQRAALLRAKYQEELEIYRKQCNARKGLQGSAKNQRRRKTDSDKADGSN, from the coding sequence ATGGGAAAAGAAATCCAGATAAGGCCCAAGGCAAATGTTTCTTCTTACATCCACTTTTTGCTGAATTACAGGAACAAGTTCAAGGAGCAGCAGCCAAATACCTACCTTGGCTTTAAAGAGTTCTCTAGAAAGTGTTCGGAAAAATGGAGGTCCATCTCAAAGCACGAAAAGGCCAAATATGAAGCTCTGGCCAAGCTCGACAAAGCCCGGTATCAGGAAGAGATGATGAATTATGTTGGCAAGAAGAAGAAGCGGAGAAAACGGGACCCCCAagcacccagacgccccccatCATCCTTCTTGCTCTTCTGCCAAGACCACTTTGCCCGGCTGAAGAGGGAGAATCCGAGCTGGTCAGTAGTGCAGGTGGCAAGGGCCTCAGGAAAGATGTGGTCTGCGAAAACAGATGCTGAAAAGCAGCCATATGAGCAAAGAGCAGCTCTCCTGAGAGCCAAATACCAAGAGGAATTGGAAATCTACCGCAAACAATGTAATGCCAGGAAGGGCCTCCAAGGGTCAGCTAAGAACCAGCGCAGAAGGAAAACTGACTCAGACAAAGCTGATGGATCCAATTAG